One window from the genome of Micromonospora aurantiaca ATCC 27029 encodes:
- a CDS encoding DUF4291 domain-containing protein encodes MPVPRHQIRAAYTGTAVTVYQAYPPEIADAALRAGRFVPPFKRERMTWIKPSFRWMMYRCGWALKPCQERVLAVDISRAGFEWALRHACLSSYDPRLHPDRDAWRHSLRVSPVRVQWDPERSLRLAPLPYRSLQVGLTGDAVRRYVDEWVVGLTDVTGLARSVHGRLTDGDEAGAAALLPVERPYPLPAEVARVVDAG; translated from the coding sequence GTGCCAGTGCCCCGCCACCAGATCCGCGCCGCGTACACCGGCACCGCCGTCACCGTCTACCAGGCGTACCCGCCGGAGATCGCCGACGCGGCGCTGCGCGCGGGCCGGTTCGTGCCGCCCTTCAAGCGGGAGCGGATGACCTGGATCAAGCCCTCGTTCCGCTGGATGATGTATCGCTGCGGCTGGGCGCTCAAGCCGTGCCAGGAGCGGGTGCTGGCGGTCGACATCAGCCGGGCCGGCTTCGAGTGGGCCCTGCGGCACGCCTGCCTCAGCAGCTACGACCCGCGCCTGCACCCGGACCGGGACGCCTGGCGGCACAGCCTGCGGGTCAGCCCGGTGCGGGTGCAGTGGGATCCGGAACGCTCGCTGCGGCTGGCGCCCCTGCCGTACCGCTCGCTACAGGTCGGACTGACCGGCGACGCGGTACGCCGGTACGTCGACGAGTGGGTGGTCGGGCTCACCGACGTCACCGGGCTGGCCCGGTCGGTGCACGGTCGGCTCACCGACGGCGACGAGGCCGGAGCGGCGGCGCTGCTGCCGGTGGAGCGGCCGTACCCACTGCCGGCCGAGGTGGCGCGCGTCGTCGACGCGGGCTGA
- a CDS encoding NUDIX hydrolase: protein MELPDDLPLFERSAVRLVVLDAADRLLLFHTRDPDHPDLGVWWELPGGGLDPGETYREAAVRELREETGIAIGPDEVGAPTWRRRASFRHRQRRHLQDEVVVTVRLPGPGPDVDEALRLDYEVEDYFGFRWWPLAEVLAERPRCYPGRLPELLPAFLAGKEIDEPFELWS from the coding sequence GTGGAGTTGCCCGACGATCTGCCGCTGTTCGAGCGCAGCGCGGTGCGGCTGGTGGTGCTCGACGCCGCCGACCGCCTGCTGCTGTTCCACACCCGCGACCCGGACCATCCGGACCTCGGCGTGTGGTGGGAGCTGCCCGGCGGCGGCCTGGACCCGGGCGAGACGTACCGGGAGGCGGCGGTACGCGAGCTGCGCGAGGAGACAGGTATCGCGATCGGCCCGGACGAGGTGGGCGCGCCGACGTGGCGGCGGCGGGCCAGCTTCCGGCACCGGCAGCGCCGCCACCTCCAGGACGAGGTGGTGGTGACGGTACGGCTGCCCGGCCCCGGGCCGGACGTGGACGAGGCGCTGCGGCTGGACTACGAGGTGGAGGACTACTTCGGGTTCCGCTGGTGGCCGCTGGCCGAGGTGCTCGCCGAGCGGCCGCGCTGCTATCCCGGGCGGCTGCCCGAGCTGCTGCCGGCGTTCCTGGCCGGGAAGGAGATCGACGAGCCGTTCGAACTGTGGTCGTGA